One segment of Paenibacillus sp. FSL R7-0337 DNA contains the following:
- a CDS encoding BTAD domain-containing putative transcriptional regulator, with the protein MTKAVNTYQRIVELHPYHEPGYLALMEFYNRLGELSFVQEQNEKLRSLLWQDLKLTPSPKVERWYANWKRLYT; encoded by the coding sequence ATCACCAAGGCGGTCAACACCTATCAGCGGATTGTGGAGCTGCATCCCTACCACGAGCCAGGTTACCTGGCACTCATGGAATTCTATAACCGGCTGGGCGAGCTGAGCTTCGTACAGGAGCAAAATGAGAAGCTCCGCAGCCTGCTCTGGCAGGACCTGAAGCTCACTCCCTCCCCCAAGGTCGAGCGCTGGTATGCGAACTGGAAGCGTCTATATACTTGA
- a CDS encoding MFS transporter: MNGSEESQGGRGTKGALIALSSIPLIMTLGNSMLLPILPQISKELGVNAFEVSMIITVYGLIAILMIPIAGYLSDRFGRKKVILPSLILAALGGAGCVAAAWFFTGVSAYWIILAGRFVQGIGAAGAFPIVIPFVGDLFKDEKEVSKGLGIIETSNTFGKVVSPILGAYLGMLLWYAPFIAIPVLCLISCILVIFLVKKPKEEAEKISLKEFLGGIKNVLHEKGRWLYAIFAIGGICMFATFGVLFYLSEILESRYNLHGAYKGFVLAIPLALLCLASYGSGKIIGKNKPLMKWLGFGGMALLTAATLITGFSENIYYMVGFLSLSGIGIGVVLPCMDALITEGIEKENRGTITSLYSSMRFIGVALGPPVVSLLMNRGHWTLFFTMAGVGAVGGLLSFFAVTPSKDDAEGEGRTERNSFKAKKGSPLRQRVR, from the coding sequence ATGAACGGGTCCGAAGAGTCCCAAGGGGGAAGAGGTACAAAAGGGGCACTAATTGCGCTATCCTCCATCCCGCTGATTATGACACTGGGTAATTCAATGTTGTTGCCGATCCTGCCGCAGATCTCGAAGGAGCTTGGGGTGAACGCTTTTGAGGTCAGTATGATCATCACTGTCTATGGCCTGATCGCCATCCTGATGATTCCCATCGCCGGCTATTTATCAGATCGCTTCGGGCGAAAAAAAGTAATTCTGCCCAGCCTGATCCTGGCCGCCCTGGGCGGAGCCGGATGTGTCGCCGCTGCCTGGTTCTTCACAGGAGTGAGCGCGTACTGGATCATTCTTGCCGGACGTTTCGTCCAGGGGATCGGTGCCGCAGGCGCTTTTCCCATCGTCATTCCCTTCGTGGGCGATCTGTTCAAGGACGAGAAGGAGGTGAGCAAGGGGCTCGGGATTATTGAAACCTCCAATACCTTCGGGAAAGTGGTCAGCCCGATCCTTGGAGCTTATCTGGGGATGCTGCTATGGTATGCGCCTTTTATCGCCATTCCTGTCCTGTGCCTGATCTCTTGCATTCTAGTGATCTTCCTGGTCAAGAAGCCTAAGGAGGAGGCGGAGAAGATCAGTCTTAAGGAATTCCTGGGCGGCATTAAGAACGTATTGCATGAGAAGGGCCGCTGGCTGTACGCCATCTTCGCCATCGGGGGCATCTGCATGTTCGCCACCTTCGGGGTGCTGTTCTACTTATCTGAGATCCTCGAATCGAGATATAACCTGCATGGGGCCTACAAAGGCTTCGTTCTGGCTATTCCGCTTGCTTTGCTATGTCTGGCCTCTTACGGAAGCGGCAAGATCATCGGCAAAAACAAGCCGCTCATGAAATGGCTCGGCTTCGGCGGCATGGCCTTACTGACTGCTGCCACGCTGATTACGGGCTTCAGCGAGAACATCTATTACATGGTCGGGTTCCTGAGTCTAAGCGGAATCGGGATCGGAGTGGTTCTGCCCTGCATGGATGCACTGATTACCGAAGGCATCGAGAAGGAGAACCGGGGCACGATAACTTCCCTCTACAGCAGCATGAGATTCATCGGGGTCGCGCTGGGCCCGCCGGTAGTGTCCCTTTTGATGAACCGGGGACATTGGACCTTGTTCTTCACCATGGCGGGCGTCGGGGCCGTAGGCGGCTTGCTGTCCTTCTTCGCGGTAACGCCCAGTAAGGACGATGCCGAAGGGGAAGGCCGGACAGAGCGGAATTCATTCAAGGCGAAGAAGGGAAGCCCGCTACGCCAGCGTGTCCGGTAG
- a CDS encoding MerR family transcriptional regulator yields MVRHYTQLEIINLSKLPPTTVKRWLEYFSYFVPVTRQGDQALYPYETLKLLKRISELRMERYHLSTIVRLLIEEGFPMYSKNEQELPVPERTDSRMSEAPEMDRQQQLVASLSSLANELIRIADHLNHLKVQ; encoded by the coding sequence ATGGTACGCCATTACACTCAACTGGAAATCATTAATTTATCGAAATTGCCTCCGACCACAGTGAAGAGATGGCTGGAGTATTTCTCTTACTTCGTACCGGTGACCCGGCAAGGAGATCAGGCGCTTTATCCCTATGAAACTCTGAAACTGTTAAAAAGAATCAGTGAGCTGCGCATGGAACGTTATCATCTAAGCACCATTGTGCGCCTGCTGATCGAGGAGGGATTCCCGATGTACAGCAAAAATGAACAAGAGCTTCCCGTACCGGAGCGAACGGACAGCCGTATGTCCGAGGCCCCGGAGATGGACAGACAACAGCAGCTTGTGGCTTCTCTCTCCTCGCTGGCCAATGAGCTGATCCGGATTGCGGATCATCTGAATCACTTGAAGGTGCAGTAG
- a CDS encoding amino acid permease: MNQTSGSAENDKKLKWWQLSLLGIAGTIGTGYFLGSGLAISMGGPAVLLAYLLAAVGTYVVFDALARMTAVQPEQGSFRSYAKQAFGNWAGFGSGWLYWFSELLIMGSQLTALSIFSRFWFPGVPMWIFAAGYAVVALGIVFFGNKGFDRVENVLAVIKVAAILMFLVIAALLLAGWIGGGKFTPKVPMSYQALFPSGGIGLWSAFIFAFYAYGGIEVLGIMSYRLQKPEEAPKAGKVMLLGLGTVYILSIGLAVIMVPLSAFNPKESPFVLALRSDHLAFIPHLFNGVLIIAGFSTMTASLYAITSMMLTLAQEGDAPKVFAKKWKDKYPLLALCLIAGGLTGTVIMALLLPGKVYEYITTAAGLMILYNWAFILLSSAKLLRPSLLSRVKRWSGLVLILAAVSGTLFHKLSRPGFYISLLIVALIALSDWILQHYRSKHGQEAADKEQRTEAHTGSFHSLPGGPGFRIKGIRLRKNKI; encoded by the coding sequence ATGAATCAGACTTCTGGCTCGGCAGAGAATGACAAGAAACTGAAGTGGTGGCAGCTCAGCCTGCTCGGCATTGCGGGGACGATAGGAACCGGGTATTTCCTCGGATCAGGTCTGGCGATATCCATGGGCGGGCCGGCGGTGCTGCTGGCTTATTTGCTTGCAGCGGTGGGGACATATGTCGTCTTCGATGCGCTGGCACGGATGACGGCGGTGCAGCCGGAGCAAGGCTCCTTCCGCTCGTATGCCAAGCAGGCCTTCGGGAACTGGGCCGGCTTCGGCAGCGGCTGGCTGTACTGGTTCTCGGAGCTGCTGATTATGGGCAGCCAGCTTACGGCGCTGTCGATCTTCTCTCGGTTCTGGTTCCCGGGCGTGCCGATGTGGATTTTTGCAGCGGGATATGCGGTGGTCGCTCTGGGGATTGTATTCTTCGGCAACAAGGGCTTCGACCGGGTGGAGAATGTGCTGGCCGTCATCAAGGTGGCGGCTATTCTTATGTTCCTGGTGATTGCCGCCCTGCTTCTGGCAGGCTGGATTGGCGGCGGCAAGTTCACTCCGAAGGTGCCTATGAGCTATCAGGCGTTGTTCCCGTCAGGGGGCATCGGGTTGTGGTCAGCGTTTATTTTTGCCTTCTATGCTTATGGCGGGATCGAGGTACTGGGGATTATGTCTTACCGGCTTCAGAAGCCGGAGGAAGCGCCGAAGGCGGGGAAGGTGATGCTGCTTGGGCTGGGAACAGTGTATATTTTGTCCATTGGACTAGCAGTCATTATGGTGCCGCTTAGCGCTTTTAACCCCAAGGAGAGTCCCTTCGTTCTGGCTCTGCGCAGTGATCATCTCGCCTTCATACCGCATCTGTTCAACGGGGTGCTGATTATTGCCGGGTTCTCCACGATGACGGCGTCACTGTATGCGATTACCTCGATGATGCTTACGCTGGCCCAGGAGGGGGATGCGCCCAAGGTATTCGCTAAGAAGTGGAAGGACAAGTATCCGCTGCTGGCACTGTGCCTGATTGCGGGCGGTCTGACGGGGACTGTAATTATGGCCTTACTGCTGCCGGGAAAAGTGTACGAATACATCACCACCGCCGCCGGGCTGATGATTCTCTATAACTGGGCCTTCATCCTGCTCTCTTCCGCCAAGCTGCTGAGGCCAAGTCTGCTTAGCCGTGTGAAGCGCTGGAGCGGGCTGGTGCTGATTCTTGCTGCGGTCAGCGGGACGCTGTTCCATAAACTCAGCCGCCCGGGCTTCTATATCAGTCTCTTGATTGTAGCCCTGATAGCGCTAAGCGACTGGATACTCCAGCATTACCGCAGCAAGCACGGGCAGGAGGCAGCGGACAAGGAACAGCGTACGGAAGCGCATACAGGAAGCTTCCACTCGTTGCCGGGAGGCCCCGGATTCCGGATCAAGGGCATTCGGCTGCGGAAGAACAAAATCTAA
- a CDS encoding LysE family transporter, with amino-acid sequence MNIFIGYMVLGLSLSAPIGPINAAQLDKGLRGGFMPAWVVGLGAISADIIYMLLVYLGMIHLLDAPFVKAFLWLFGFFVLVYTGIESIQHSGQIAAADTRGSGVSLSKSFVSGFLMSLFNPLSILFWLGIYGSILAKAVNEYPMQQLLIYSGAIVLGILLWDVTMAAASSMFRSFLTSRVLKSISVLSGLSLVGFGFYFGIQAARLLFFH; translated from the coding sequence ATTAACATTTTCATAGGTTATATGGTGCTGGGATTATCCCTGTCAGCGCCTATCGGCCCTATTAATGCTGCCCAATTGGATAAGGGGCTGCGCGGAGGCTTCATGCCGGCTTGGGTAGTGGGCCTCGGAGCCATCAGCGCCGATATTATCTACATGCTACTGGTCTATCTGGGGATGATTCATCTGCTGGATGCTCCGTTCGTCAAGGCCTTTCTGTGGCTATTCGGCTTCTTCGTGCTGGTCTATACCGGTATCGAGAGCATCCAGCATTCTGGGCAGATTGCAGCCGCAGACACGAGAGGCAGTGGGGTCTCCCTGTCCAAATCGTTCGTGTCGGGCTTCCTCATGTCGCTGTTCAATCCCCTCTCCATCCTGTTCTGGCTCGGAATCTACGGCTCCATCTTGGCCAAAGCAGTTAACGAATACCCGATGCAGCAGCTCCTGATCTACAGCGGCGCCATTGTTCTCGGCATACTGCTCTGGGATGTGACCATGGCGGCAGCCTCCAGCATGTTCCGCTCCTTCCTGACTTCGCGGGTGCTGAAGTCGATCTCCGTCCTGTCAGGCCTATCGCTGGTCGGCTTCGGCTTCTATTTCGGGATTCAGGCGGCCCGGCTGCTGTTCTTTCATTAG
- a CDS encoding DUF3231 family protein, whose amino-acid sequence MTGILGGNPKDEPMHYGEIFTVWEASMAAKGALSSYRAYMYHAGDSDLKKIIASMIDQAELEISECDSLLAEQGIAAAPALPNRPEARLEDIPVGARFTDPEIAAMVAATLAVGLVACSQAMGMSIREDIGALFAKYHLTKAAIGVKNLHLLKKKGWLVPPPLLVKRPEPVHA is encoded by the coding sequence ATGACAGGAATTCTAGGCGGCAACCCCAAAGATGAGCCGATGCATTATGGAGAGATTTTTACGGTGTGGGAGGCTTCGATGGCTGCCAAGGGCGCCTTATCGTCTTACAGAGCCTACATGTATCATGCCGGAGATAGTGACCTGAAGAAAATCATCGCCTCTATGATCGACCAGGCGGAGCTGGAGATCAGCGAATGCGACTCGCTGCTGGCTGAGCAGGGCATTGCTGCTGCCCCGGCACTGCCAAACCGCCCTGAAGCGAGACTGGAGGATATTCCGGTCGGCGCACGGTTCACGGACCCTGAGATTGCAGCCATGGTTGCAGCCACTCTGGCGGTTGGACTGGTGGCGTGCAGCCAGGCGATGGGGATGTCTATCCGTGAGGATATCGGCGCATTGTTCGCCAAATATCATCTCACCAAGGCAGCTATCGGTGTGAAGAATCTGCATCTGCTGAAGAAAAAAGGCTGGCTGGTTCCCCCGCCGCTGCTCGTCAAGAGACCGGAACCGGTCCACGCGTAA
- a CDS encoding GntR family transcriptional regulator, with protein sequence MANDSGSKPMYEMIFHTLRERITNHEYKAGERVPSEKELCSEFGVSRITSKKALKMLADEHLIVRQPGRGSFVADANSLIMKPFDSQQTVRTTGKKRIIGLVITHFSDMYGTELIYGMEEASRENDAFLIVRRSFGIPELEEQAIQQLLGLGVDGLIIFPAQGEYFSAEILKLVIQKFPFVMIDRYLKGIPASSVSTDNIQAAKEATHYLFGLGHRHIGFLAPPPANTTAIEERIDGILEAHMEHNLLANRELWMETITSTMPNVFDPEARISDVDKLVEHLRKYPQITALFAAEYSIALLVEEAAGKLGLRIPEDLSLICFDSPESYEGCRVTHMRQNQFSIGKQAYENVFTMHGNEQPISRILLPAELIKGKSTAPVRKD encoded by the coding sequence ATGGCCAATGACTCAGGCTCGAAGCCGATGTACGAAATGATCTTTCATACGCTGCGTGAGCGAATTACGAATCATGAATATAAAGCGGGGGAGCGGGTTCCCTCAGAAAAAGAACTGTGCAGTGAATTTGGGGTGAGCCGGATTACCTCCAAGAAAGCACTGAAAATGCTGGCTGATGAACATCTAATCGTCCGTCAGCCAGGCAGAGGCTCCTTCGTAGCCGATGCGAACTCGCTGATCATGAAACCTTTTGACAGCCAGCAGACGGTCCGGACCACAGGCAAGAAACGGATCATCGGACTGGTGATTACACACTTCAGTGATATGTACGGCACAGAGCTGATCTACGGCATGGAAGAAGCTTCGCGGGAGAATGACGCATTTCTGATTGTGCGGCGGTCGTTCGGGATTCCCGAGCTGGAGGAGCAGGCGATTCAACAGCTCTTGGGGCTTGGGGTGGACGGGCTGATTATCTTCCCGGCGCAAGGCGAATATTTCAGTGCCGAGATCCTGAAGCTGGTCATCCAGAAATTCCCGTTCGTCATGATTGACCGCTATCTGAAGGGGATTCCCGCCTCTTCTGTGAGTACTGATAATATTCAGGCGGCCAAGGAAGCCACGCACTATCTCTTCGGGCTTGGGCACCGCCATATCGGATTTCTCGCGCCTCCGCCAGCGAATACAACCGCAATAGAGGAACGGATCGATGGTATTCTCGAAGCTCACATGGAGCATAATCTGCTGGCGAACCGTGAATTATGGATGGAGACGATCACGTCTACTATGCCGAATGTATTTGACCCGGAGGCCCGTATTAGCGATGTAGACAAGCTGGTAGAGCATCTGCGGAAATATCCTCAGATCACCGCGCTGTTCGCAGCCGAATATAGTATCGCGTTGCTGGTCGAAGAGGCGGCGGGCAAGCTGGGACTGCGGATTCCCGAAGACTTGTCCCTGATTTGCTTCGACAGCCCGGAGTCCTATGAAGGCTGTAGAGTGACGCATATGCGCCAGAATCAGTTCAGCATCGGCAAGCAGGCGTATGAGAATGTATTCACTATGCATGGGAACGAGCAGCCGATTTCCCGGATTCTTTTACCGGCCGAGTTGATTAAGGGCAAGTCAACAGCACCGGTCCGCAAGGACTGA